A region of Maridesulfovibrio sp. DNA encodes the following proteins:
- a CDS encoding DUF190 domain-containing protein: MQGYLITFFTQLNREQDGMPIADWLIEEARKIGVRGATLFNGKEGFGHDGRFHSGSYFDFEDPPQLVTMALSEDECDKLMSRLKESGQRIFYTKSKADFGFTA, encoded by the coding sequence ATGCAGGGTTATTTAATTACTTTTTTCACTCAATTAAACCGGGAACAGGACGGTATGCCGATTGCCGACTGGCTTATTGAAGAAGCCCGAAAGATCGGAGTACGCGGAGCCACCCTTTTCAACGGCAAGGAAGGATTCGGTCATGACGGACGCTTTCACTCGGGCAGCTATTTTGACTTTGAAGATCCACCACAGTTAGTGACCATGGCCCTTAGCGAAGATGAATGTGATAAACTTATGTCCCGCCTGAAAGAAAGCGGGCAGCGTATTTTTTACACCAAATCAAAAGCCGACTTCGGATTTACAGCTTAA
- the larE gene encoding ATP-dependent sacrificial sulfur transferase LarE, with the protein MDIPASKYGKLLEILAETDGAVIAFSGGVDSTLLLHAAKEALGEKTIAASIATPYVPQWEQREAKEFTRKMSVKHVVVEMDFPAELRMNPPDHCYTCKKILFGKLLEEAQRQGLEHVFEGTNIDDLSDYRPGIKALRELGIRSPFVEAELTKQEIRDLSQRFDLPTWNKPSFACLLSRMPVGIEVTNEALQQVEKAEFFIMGIGFPAVRVRHHGDIARIEVPADRLQEFIEANKVHGINNKLKEFGYRHVSLDLGGYKMGSLNKK; encoded by the coding sequence ATGGACATACCTGCCTCTAAATATGGTAAACTGCTCGAGATTCTCGCTGAAACTGATGGAGCGGTGATAGCTTTTTCTGGCGGAGTGGACAGTACCCTGCTTCTCCATGCCGCAAAAGAAGCTCTTGGAGAGAAAACAATAGCAGCTTCCATTGCCACCCCTTACGTTCCACAATGGGAACAGAGAGAAGCAAAAGAATTTACCCGAAAAATGAGCGTGAAACATGTTGTTGTCGAAATGGACTTTCCTGCAGAACTCCGCATGAATCCCCCGGACCACTGCTACACATGTAAGAAAATCCTTTTCGGCAAACTGCTGGAAGAGGCGCAGAGACAAGGGCTTGAACACGTATTCGAAGGCACCAACATTGACGATCTCAGCGACTACCGCCCCGGCATCAAAGCATTGCGAGAACTTGGAATCCGCAGTCCTTTTGTGGAAGCGGAACTTACCAAACAGGAGATTCGTGATCTTTCCCAAAGATTCGACCTGCCAACATGGAATAAGCCTTCTTTCGCCTGTCTGCTCTCGCGCATGCCGGTAGGTATTGAAGTTACAAATGAAGCATTGCAGCAGGTGGAAAAAGCTGAATTTTTCATCATGGGTATCGGCTTCCCGGCTGTACGGGTTCGCCATCATGGCGATATAGCCCGCATCGAAGTACCGGCGGACAGGCTTCAGGAATTCATAGAAGCCAATAAGGTTCACGGAATCAATAACAAGCTTAAAGAATTCGGATATCGCCATGTATCGCTTGATCTAGGTGGATACAAAATGGGTAGCCTGAATAAGAAATAG
- a CDS encoding Crp/Fnr family transcriptional regulator, with translation MPHTDQNKKEVLEALQADINLSRAEIPALVELAGKTRRMHFRKGEFIFKAGDESNNFCLVESGKVILSKESPSGKSFTYLVATKGMTLNGITCFKSGPRLFTARVVEESSIITIPCCEFRTWVEDTPAVAIGILGTMGELLDGAYTRIIDLIDESVETRILNVLNMLSTRIGPELPLTNGDLAEMVGTSRESAARVISKLQEAEIVSKSRGSITILNKEQLEQTASSPFFII, from the coding sequence ATGCCGCATACAGATCAGAACAAAAAAGAAGTACTCGAAGCCCTGCAGGCAGACATCAACTTGAGCCGGGCGGAGATTCCAGCTCTGGTGGAGCTGGCAGGCAAAACCAGGCGCATGCATTTCCGCAAAGGCGAGTTCATTTTCAAGGCAGGAGATGAATCAAACAACTTCTGTCTGGTGGAAAGCGGAAAAGTTATCCTTTCCAAAGAATCTCCTTCCGGCAAATCATTTACCTACCTCGTCGCTACAAAGGGAATGACGCTGAACGGCATCACCTGTTTTAAATCGGGACCGAGACTTTTTACTGCCCGCGTAGTGGAAGAGTCATCCATCATCACGATCCCCTGCTGCGAATTCAGAACGTGGGTTGAAGACACCCCTGCAGTTGCCATTGGCATTCTGGGAACAATGGGAGAACTGCTGGACGGTGCGTACACCCGCATTATTGACCTCATTGATGAAAGTGTGGAAACACGCATCCTCAATGTTCTGAACATGCTTTCCACCCGTATCGGCCCTGAACTTCCCCTGACCAACGGGGATCTGGCCGAAATGGTTGGAACTTCACGGGAAAGTGCAGCCAGAGTCATATCCAAATTGCAAGAAGCAGAAATTGTTTCCAAATCACGGGGCAGCATCACCATCCTCAATAAGGAACAGCTGGAGCAGACAGCATCAAGTCCCTTTTTCATAATTTAA
- the larB gene encoding nickel pincer cofactor biosynthesis protein LarB, whose amino-acid sequence MTNDNLKNILKAVKDGSLNVDQGLDKLRDLPYQDIGHTKIDHHRSLRNGFPEVIYGAGKTPQQVGDIFEHMCERNNVLATRVSPETAEHVITRFPYVDYNAVANTLTCKSKKISYNSGMVGIITAGTSDLDVAEEARVTCDMLGSNAEIISDIGVAGIHRLFDRIDAIRKYSVLIVVAGMEGALSSVIGGLVDQPIIAVPTSVGYGANFSGLSALLGMLTSCASGVTVVNIDNGFGAACAACKINRAIDR is encoded by the coding sequence ATGACCAATGATAATCTTAAAAATATATTGAAAGCCGTAAAAGACGGAAGTCTCAACGTGGATCAGGGCTTGGATAAGTTGCGCGACCTGCCTTATCAGGACATCGGCCATACCAAGATCGACCACCACCGCTCTTTACGCAACGGTTTCCCGGAAGTGATTTACGGCGCGGGTAAAACGCCCCAGCAGGTCGGTGATATTTTTGAACACATGTGCGAGCGAAACAATGTGCTGGCAACCCGCGTTTCCCCGGAAACAGCCGAACACGTCATAACCCGCTTTCCATATGTGGATTATAATGCTGTAGCCAATACCCTGACCTGCAAAAGCAAAAAAATCTCCTACAATAGCGGCATGGTGGGTATCATCACCGCTGGTACTTCCGATCTGGATGTTGCCGAAGAAGCGCGGGTGACCTGCGATATGTTAGGCAGCAATGCTGAAATAATCTCGGACATAGGAGTAGCAGGAATCCACCGTCTATTCGACCGTATTGATGCTATCCGTAAATACTCGGTACTTATTGTGGTTGCAGGCATGGAAGGAGCTCTTTCCAGTGTGATCGGCGGACTGGTGGACCAGCCCATCATTGCCGTGCCGACCTCGGTAGGCTACGGAGCCAATTTCTCCGGCCTTTCCGCCCTGCTGGGCATGCTTACCTCCTGCGCCAGCGGGGTGACCGTGGTGAATATTGATAACGGATTCGGAGCGGCATGTGCTGCCTGTAAGATTAACAGGGCTATTGATCGGTAG
- a CDS encoding BMC domain-containing protein, whose amino-acid sequence MNLRTIGCVELNSVALGMHTADEMLKAASVELVMARPTCPGRYIVVVTGDTGAVKSSVEVGCEIGADMVVDHFTIPSVHEDVIPALSGTSIVPRIDALGVIETCTTASCILAADAAAKAANVSLIEVRMAAGLGGKAYVTMTGDVGSVKASVEAGIEGVGDGGPVHSHVVIPSPSEEIKEQLI is encoded by the coding sequence ATGAATTTACGTACAATCGGTTGTGTAGAACTGAACAGCGTTGCCCTAGGCATGCACACCGCAGATGAAATGCTCAAAGCTGCATCTGTTGAGCTGGTCATGGCACGTCCCACCTGTCCGGGCAGATATATTGTAGTTGTTACCGGTGATACCGGGGCGGTTAAGAGTTCCGTTGAAGTCGGTTGTGAAATCGGTGCGGACATGGTTGTGGACCACTTTACCATTCCCAGCGTGCACGAGGATGTTATCCCCGCTTTGAGCGGGACTTCCATTGTTCCCCGAATCGACGCGCTGGGTGTGATTGAAACCTGCACCACCGCATCCTGCATCCTTGCAGCTGATGCAGCAGCCAAAGCCGCTAACGTGAGCCTGATCGAAGTCCGCATGGCGGCGGGCCTCGGCGGTAAAGCTTATGTCACCATGACCGGCGATGTCGGATCCGTTAAAGCTTCTGTTGAGGCTGGAATCGAAGGTGTCGGCGATGGCGGACCGGTTCACAGCCACGTGGTTATTCCTTCCCCCAGCGAAGAAATTAAAGAGCAGTTGATTTAG
- the larC gene encoding nickel pincer cofactor biosynthesis protein LarC, producing the protein MNILYYDCFSGISGDMNLAAMIDLGVDPEFLQAELSKLRLDDEFSLKISQDSRKGIFGTRVDVELSHHHHHDHDHHGHTHGHHHHEHRNLRDIEKIINNSNLSDQVKSTSLAIFKRVAEAEAKIHGRTVYEVHFHEVGATDSIVDIVGAAICFHQLEIDQVWCSSIELGGGFINCAHGMMPVPAPATSEILAGLPSTQGAVQKETTTPTGAAILAELVDNFSDSPHMVVQKTSYGIGHRDNEIPNVLRVQLAEISQQADALPTVPARLLQCNIDDMTGEMLGAALEQLMEDGAMDVHFTAIVMKKNRPATTLSLLCSAEDEDKFKRLIFKHTTTLGIKSTDLEKTVLDISFDKLETPLGTVTMKNAILDGKVIRSKPELEDCRALAKKHGISLNEVYLQVGKAREI; encoded by the coding sequence ATGAATATACTTTACTACGATTGTTTTTCAGGCATCAGCGGAGATATGAATCTCGCCGCCATGATAGATCTAGGCGTGGACCCGGAATTCCTCCAGGCCGAACTTTCCAAACTCCGTCTCGACGATGAATTTTCTCTCAAAATTTCGCAGGATTCCCGCAAAGGAATTTTCGGAACCCGCGTGGATGTAGAACTGTCCCACCATCACCATCATGACCATGATCATCACGGACATACCCACGGACATCACCACCATGAACACCGCAATCTGAGAGACATCGAAAAGATCATAAACAACTCTAACTTGAGTGATCAGGTCAAATCAACCAGCCTCGCAATATTCAAACGCGTTGCTGAAGCCGAAGCCAAAATCCACGGCAGAACCGTGTATGAAGTCCACTTCCATGAAGTAGGCGCCACCGACTCCATTGTGGATATTGTCGGTGCGGCTATCTGTTTTCACCAACTGGAAATCGATCAGGTCTGGTGTTCCTCCATTGAACTGGGCGGCGGATTCATCAACTGCGCTCACGGCATGATGCCCGTACCCGCTCCGGCAACATCCGAAATTCTCGCCGGGCTGCCTTCTACACAAGGCGCGGTGCAAAAAGAAACCACAACTCCCACCGGAGCGGCCATCCTTGCCGAACTGGTTGATAATTTTTCTGATTCCCCGCACATGGTTGTACAGAAAACATCCTATGGCATCGGCCACCGGGACAACGAAATTCCCAACGTACTCCGTGTCCAGCTTGCGGAGATCAGTCAGCAGGCTGACGCCCTGCCTACGGTCCCGGCCCGGCTACTACAATGCAATATCGATGATATGACCGGGGAGATGCTCGGTGCGGCACTGGAGCAACTTATGGAAGACGGAGCCATGGATGTACATTTCACAGCCATCGTCATGAAGAAAAACCGCCCGGCCACCACCCTCTCCCTGCTCTGCTCAGCCGAAGATGAAGATAAATTCAAAAGACTTATTTTCAAACATACGACAACCCTAGGCATCAAAAGCACTGACCTTGAAAAAACCGTGCTCGACATATCATTCGACAAGCTTGAAACACCGCTCGGGACAGTGACCATGAAAAATGCCATCCTTGATGGAAAAGTGATCCGCTCCAAACCCGAGCTGGAAGACTGCCGCGCCTTAGCAAAGAAACACGGTATTTCTTTAAATGAAGTGTACCTTCAGGTCGGGAAAGCAAGAGAGATTTGA
- a CDS encoding BMC domain-containing protein, translating into MMDNDNKQRIIQEYVPGKQVTLAHLIASPHRDIYLKLGLDDNSAGAIGIMTITPSEGVIIASDVATKAAAVEIGFLDRFGGSLLLLGDVASVEAALRAVLDYFEGILHYSSVELTRS; encoded by the coding sequence ATGATGGACAATGACAACAAGCAGCGCATTATTCAGGAATACGTTCCCGGTAAGCAGGTTACCCTTGCCCATCTTATTGCCAGCCCGCACCGGGATATTTACCTCAAGTTGGGGCTGGATGATAATTCCGCCGGGGCTATCGGCATCATGACCATCACCCCCAGTGAGGGTGTGATCATCGCCTCTGATGTAGCGACTAAAGCAGCAGCCGTTGAGATCGGATTTCTGGACCGTTTCGGTGGTTCATTACTTCTTCTGGGGGATGTTGCCAGTGTTGAAGCCGCGCTTCGGGCTGTACTTGATTACTTCGAGGGTATCCTGCATTATTCCTCTGTCGAACTTACCAGATCCTAA
- a CDS encoding aldo/keto reductase, giving the protein MLYRKVPKTGQELSILGFGAMRLPMIDDKTIDEKRAIAQIRNSIDNGVNYVDTAWPYHGGQSEVIVGKALKDGYREKVAIADKLPQFIVESREQMDEILNEQLRRLDVDCIDYYLIHAVEGNSWDRSVELGVKDFLDKALESGKIRYAGFSFHGVPEDFKCIVDAYPWTFCQIQYNFLDTENQAGTAGLKYAASKDIAVIIMEPLRGGNLSAPTPPDGVQDIFDQAETKRPPVEWALRWIWNHPEVTVVLSGMNNEEHIEQNLAIAAEAAPNSLTEGEIAIVDKVAARYKELMQVPCTGCAYCMPCPAGVRIPGCFEMFNSAHMFTDKAERNKFQYAVLFSQEMAGESAYASQCVECGQCEEHCPQHIAIPEQLKRVVDYFEQGDMKAMVNMVANKQKD; this is encoded by the coding sequence ATGTTATACCGTAAGGTTCCTAAAACAGGGCAAGAACTGTCTATTCTGGGATTCGGCGCAATGCGTCTGCCCATGATTGACGACAAAACCATTGATGAAAAACGCGCAATCGCACAGATTCGCAACTCCATTGACAACGGCGTAAACTATGTGGATACCGCATGGCCCTACCACGGCGGCCAGAGCGAAGTAATTGTGGGCAAAGCCCTCAAAGACGGTTATCGCGAAAAAGTGGCCATCGCCGACAAACTGCCCCAATTCATTGTCGAATCCCGCGAACAGATGGACGAAATCCTTAATGAGCAGCTTAGACGCCTTGATGTTGACTGCATCGATTACTACCTGATCCATGCGGTTGAAGGCAACTCATGGGATCGGTCTGTTGAACTGGGAGTAAAAGACTTTCTGGACAAGGCCCTTGAATCCGGCAAAATCCGTTACGCAGGTTTCTCATTCCACGGCGTTCCTGAAGATTTCAAATGCATTGTGGACGCTTACCCATGGACTTTTTGCCAGATCCAGTACAACTTTCTGGACACAGAAAATCAGGCCGGTACCGCTGGGCTGAAATATGCCGCATCTAAAGATATCGCAGTAATAATTATGGAACCCCTGCGCGGCGGGAACCTCAGTGCGCCCACGCCTCCGGACGGAGTTCAGGACATCTTCGATCAAGCCGAAACAAAACGTCCTCCTGTGGAATGGGCTCTGCGCTGGATCTGGAACCATCCTGAAGTAACCGTGGTTCTTTCCGGCATGAACAACGAAGAACATATAGAGCAGAACCTCGCTATAGCTGCCGAAGCCGCACCGAATTCCCTGACCGAAGGGGAAATCGCTATTGTGGACAAAGTAGCTGCAAGGTACAAGGAACTCATGCAGGTTCCCTGCACCGGATGTGCATACTGTATGCCCTGTCCCGCCGGGGTCAGGATTCCTGGATGTTTTGAGATGTTCAACAGCGCACATATGTTCACGGATAAGGCCGAACGTAACAAATTCCAGTATGCAGTCCTTTTCAGTCAGGAAATGGCCGGTGAGTCAGCATACGCTTCACAGTGCGTTGAATGCGGACAGTGCGAAGAACACTGTCCCCAGCATATCGCCATTCCCGAACAGCTCAAACGTGTTGTTGATTACTTTGAGCAGGGAGATATGAAGGCAATGGTAAACATGGTCGCTAATAAACAAAAAGACTAA
- a CDS encoding 4Fe-4S dicluster domain-containing protein has protein sequence MAVNIVDVIRETGVVGAGGAGLPTHVKAEANVDTVLVNGASCEPLLMSDPYLMEAEVDTMIRGLEAIMECTGAKKGIICLKGKHAKAVKAVQDAVARDGSGRLECFVLKDFYPAGDEQVLVHEVLGRTVPERGIPLQVGAVVSNTESLFNVALALDGKPVTHRYLTVAGEIRKPMVVKVPVGTLVSDVLEFAGGPTISDYRVVDGGPMMGRVLPDTCQPVTKTTSGLLVLPPSHNVVAGKIMDPEKIRRITNTVCCQCSRCTDLCPRNLLGHSLHPHKLMRVIANNELDSEVAKEALLCSECGICEKFSCPMMVSPREVNAQIKQILMKERVTWESKGNELKANPFRESRAIPTKRLIQRLNLTKYDGHPEYAGEFTPTVVNIRLGQHIGAPANCVVSVGNKVSCGDLIGEIPEGAMGARVHASIDGTVESIDNGVVVIRK, from the coding sequence ATGGCTGTAAATATAGTTGATGTGATTAGAGAAACAGGCGTTGTCGGGGCTGGTGGTGCCGGCCTTCCGACCCACGTCAAGGCCGAGGCCAACGTGGACACTGTTCTGGTTAACGGTGCCTCCTGTGAACCGCTGCTCATGAGCGATCCTTATCTTATGGAAGCGGAAGTGGACACCATGATCCGCGGCCTTGAAGCTATCATGGAGTGTACCGGAGCAAAGAAAGGTATCATCTGTCTCAAGGGCAAGCATGCCAAAGCAGTGAAAGCCGTGCAGGATGCTGTTGCCCGTGACGGTTCCGGGCGCCTTGAATGCTTTGTGCTCAAAGATTTTTACCCCGCAGGTGATGAGCAGGTGCTTGTTCACGAAGTTCTGGGACGCACAGTCCCCGAACGTGGCATTCCCCTTCAGGTTGGTGCCGTGGTCAGCAACACCGAGTCATTGTTCAACGTGGCTCTGGCCCTTGACGGCAAGCCTGTAACCCACCGTTATCTTACCGTTGCCGGAGAAATCAGGAAGCCCATGGTGGTTAAAGTTCCCGTGGGAACCCTTGTTTCCGATGTACTTGAATTCGCAGGCGGACCGACTATCTCAGATTACAGGGTTGTGGACGGCGGTCCCATGATGGGCCGGGTGCTTCCTGATACCTGTCAGCCCGTGACCAAGACCACCAGCGGTCTTTTGGTTCTGCCCCCGAGTCATAACGTTGTGGCAGGAAAGATCATGGATCCCGAAAAGATCCGCCGTATTACCAATACAGTCTGCTGTCAGTGTTCCCGCTGTACAGATCTCTGTCCGCGCAATTTGCTCGGCCATTCCCTGCATCCCCATAAACTGATGCGCGTAATCGCCAACAACGAGTTGGACAGTGAAGTCGCCAAGGAAGCATTGCTGTGTTCCGAATGCGGAATCTGTGAGAAATTTTCCTGCCCCATGATGGTTTCACCGCGTGAGGTTAATGCCCAGATCAAGCAGATCCTGATGAAGGAACGTGTGACTTGGGAATCCAAAGGCAATGAACTGAAAGCCAACCCGTTCCGCGAAAGCAGGGCCATTCCTACCAAGCGGTTGATCCAGCGTCTGAACCTGACCAAGTATGACGGTCATCCTGAGTACGCAGGTGAGTTTACCCCCACCGTAGTCAACATTCGTCTCGGTCAGCACATCGGCGCTCCGGCCAACTGTGTTGTCTCTGTCGGCAATAAGGTCAGCTGCGGTGATTTGATCGGGGAAATTCCCGAAGGTGCAATGGGTGCAAGGGTTCACGCCAGCATTGACGGAACAGTCGAGAGCATCGACAACGGCGTCGTAGTTATCAGGAAATAA
- a CDS encoding EutP/PduV family microcompartment system protein produces MKKTMFVGETRSGKSSLIKVLSGEFYSPRRAMAVEHFGPFINTPGEFLENSWFYHALITSSADCQVLAIVQDATRRASLIPPLFTSMFNRRVIGLVSKIDAPSADPVLAERFLRQAGAKGIIHTSCVTGEGIEQLLEIIS; encoded by the coding sequence ATGAAAAAAACAATGTTCGTGGGCGAGACCCGTTCCGGCAAAAGTTCACTTATTAAGGTCCTTTCCGGGGAATTCTACTCCCCGCGCCGGGCTATGGCCGTGGAGCATTTCGGACCCTTCATCAATACTCCCGGCGAATTTCTCGAAAACAGCTGGTTCTATCACGCCCTGATTACCTCTTCCGCAGATTGCCAAGTGCTGGCAATTGTTCAGGATGCTACCCGACGGGCCAGCCTTATTCCGCCTCTTTTTACTTCCATGTTCAACCGCAGAGTCATTGGCCTTGTCTCGAAAATAGACGCACCAAGCGCAGATCCTGTTCTGGCTGAACGTTTCCTCAGGCAGGCCGGGGCAAAGGGTATTATCCACACCAGTTGCGTGACCGGTGAAGGGATTGAGCAACTTTTGGAAATTATATCCTAG
- a CDS encoding DUF554 domain-containing protein, whose translation MIGPYINGAALLAGSVAGALIGPKLNANIRTRMPMVFGCASMGLGVAMIVKVKLLAPVMLALVVGSLLGEIIQLETLVQKSAAKARVVIEKMTRPSGDINQEEFLDKFVALLVLFCMSGTGIYGSMTEGMTGDPTLLIVKSILDLFTAPIFASTMGFTVGILVFPQFMIQGLLFLGASMILPLTTPDMLADFSSCGGLIMLATGFRICGIKQFPVANMIPALILVMPLSHLWTIYLT comes from the coding sequence ATGATAGGACCATATATCAATGGAGCAGCACTGCTTGCGGGCAGTGTTGCCGGGGCTTTGATCGGCCCGAAACTGAATGCCAACATCCGAACCCGCATGCCTATGGTTTTCGGTTGCGCTTCCATGGGACTTGGCGTGGCAATGATCGTAAAAGTAAAACTGCTGGCCCCGGTGATGCTCGCCCTTGTTGTCGGTTCACTGCTTGGCGAAATCATCCAGTTGGAAACTCTGGTTCAGAAAAGCGCAGCAAAGGCAAGGGTTGTGATTGAAAAAATGACCCGCCCCAGCGGCGACATTAATCAGGAAGAATTTCTGGATAAATTCGTGGCCCTGCTGGTCCTGTTCTGCATGAGCGGGACTGGAATCTACGGATCCATGACAGAAGGAATGACCGGGGACCCGACCCTGCTCATTGTCAAATCCATCCTTGATCTGTTTACCGCGCCCATATTCGCATCCACCATGGGATTTACCGTTGGCATACTGGTCTTTCCGCAATTCATGATTCAAGGTTTGCTGTTTCTGGGAGCATCCATGATTCTACCCCTGACCACCCCGGACATGTTGGCGGACTTCTCATCCTGCGGCGGGCTGATCATGCTGGCTACAGGCTTCCGTATCTGCGGCATCAAACAGTTTCCGGTGGCGAATATGATCCCGGCACTTATTCTGGTCATGCCGCTTTCGCATTTATGGACAATTTACCTGACCTAA
- a CDS encoding patatin-like phospholipase family protein has protein sequence MSRDFQRKYSEWSFRLILFSTMLALLAGCGLKRNPIPVEMQAQASLPGYEEVRFFGDTTPKHMDKVMKQWAELSRKNMLPDEISFLSLSGGGADGAFGAGFLCGWTERGDRPTFGLVTGISTGALIAPFAFMGSDYDPFVEMFYTTFETSDLVQQRSYVSAISGDSVYSTEPLKKALKEFVNHEFIAKIAQEHRKGRRLLIGTTNLDAMRPVYWDIGALAQYGTPEADQLIRDVILASASVPVAFPPVYFKVKAGDKIYDEMHVDGGVCNQVFSYPPSVHLADELEKIGEKRKITLYVIRNDALVTEGVQVEPYIGGIAARSLAGLIRNQGIGDLFRMYYTSQRDGVDFKLTFIPPDYNEKSDELFSPVYMSKLFMLGHSMAKAPKPWHSAPPSTTARKGPDAVPAEVILK, from the coding sequence ATGAGTAGAGACTTTCAGCGGAAGTATAGCGAATGGTCATTCCGGCTGATTCTTTTTTCCACCATGCTGGCCCTGCTGGCAGGTTGCGGACTGAAGCGCAATCCTATTCCGGTGGAAATGCAGGCTCAGGCCAGTCTTCCCGGTTATGAAGAAGTTCGTTTTTTCGGGGATACCACCCCGAAGCATATGGATAAGGTTATGAAACAATGGGCCGAGCTGAGCCGAAAAAATATGCTGCCGGATGAGATAAGCTTTCTGTCCCTTTCCGGTGGCGGAGCAGACGGTGCTTTCGGTGCCGGCTTCCTTTGCGGCTGGACCGAGCGCGGTGACCGTCCCACCTTCGGGCTGGTTACCGGGATCAGTACAGGGGCGTTGATCGCTCCCTTTGCTTTCATGGGGTCGGATTATGACCCTTTTGTCGAAATGTTTTATACGACCTTTGAAACCAGCGATCTTGTGCAGCAGCGTTCATATGTTTCGGCAATTTCGGGTGATTCCGTGTACAGCACGGAGCCTTTGAAAAAAGCCTTGAAAGAGTTCGTTAATCACGAATTCATAGCCAAGATAGCGCAAGAGCACCGCAAAGGGCGCAGGCTCTTGATCGGGACTACCAACCTTGATGCCATGCGTCCGGTATATTGGGATATCGGGGCTTTGGCTCAGTACGGCACACCGGAAGCGGATCAACTCATTCGTGATGTAATCCTTGCGTCAGCTTCGGTCCCGGTAGCTTTTCCTCCGGTTTATTTCAAGGTCAAGGCCGGGGATAAAATTTATGATGAAATGCATGTGGACGGTGGAGTCTGTAATCAGGTTTTTTCCTATCCTCCAAGTGTTCATCTGGCTGATGAGTTGGAAAAGATCGGCGAGAAAAGGAAGATCACTCTTTATGTGATTCGCAACGACGCCCTCGTTACCGAAGGGGTGCAGGTGGAACCGTATATAGGGGGGATTGCGGCGCGATCGCTTGCCGGGTTAATCCGTAATCAGGGCATCGGTGACCTGTTCCGCATGTACTATACCTCTCAGCGGGATGGCGTAGATTTTAAGTTGACCTTTATTCCACCTGACTACAACGAAAAGTCGGACGAGCTGTTCAGCCCGGTTTATATGAGTAAGCTCTTTATGCTCGGGCACAGCATGGCAAAGGCTCCGAAGCCGTGGCATTCGGCCCCGCCTTCGACTACAGCCCGCAAAGGACCGGATGCCGTTCCGGCGGAAGTTATCCTTAAATGA